One window from the genome of Faecalibacterium sp. HTF-F encodes:
- a CDS encoding glycosyltransferase family 2 protein yields MSEQKVRNRPEISVIVPVYRVEKYLNDCIDSILAQTFADFELILVDDGSPDSCPALCDAAAAKDSRIRVIHQKNRGLSGARNAGLDIARGRWIAFVDSDDMLLPQALEKAHSTAEKTGADVVLYGFAFTDENGKVYDGWDTTQYDEVIPQQEIYNRLVIGMYQSMCNKLFRRELFDGLRLPEGKKFEDTYTAPRIYERVQKMASIPESLYQYRQVPESIMHSSYSVKTLDRVEACYQMFLGMYRHNAETLCEAYRTVLTALVDIWWHLTPEERRTPRMKECMGYERDARHKLWQARAITLRGISDTIRYTKSPAKYLELRRERQAKLQNLK; encoded by the coding sequence GTGAGTGAGCAGAAGGTCAGAAACCGTCCTGAGATCAGCGTCATCGTGCCGGTGTACCGGGTGGAAAAATACCTGAATGACTGCATTGATTCCATCCTTGCCCAGACCTTTGCAGACTTTGAGCTGATCCTGGTAGACGACGGCTCCCCGGACAGCTGCCCTGCTTTGTGCGATGCCGCAGCGGCAAAGGACAGCCGCATCCGGGTCATCCACCAGAAGAACCGCGGCCTGAGCGGCGCCCGCAATGCCGGGCTGGACATTGCCCGGGGCCGCTGGATCGCCTTTGTGGATTCGGACGATATGCTGCTGCCGCAGGCGCTGGAAAAGGCCCACAGCACAGCGGAAAAGACCGGTGCGGACGTGGTACTGTACGGCTTTGCGTTCACGGACGAAAACGGCAAGGTCTATGATGGCTGGGATACGACCCAGTACGATGAGGTCATCCCGCAGCAGGAGATCTATAACCGGCTGGTCATCGGCATGTATCAGTCCATGTGCAATAAGCTTTTCCGGCGGGAGCTGTTCGACGGCCTGCGCCTGCCGGAGGGCAAAAAGTTTGAGGACACCTACACCGCACCCCGGATCTATGAGCGGGTGCAGAAGATGGCCAGCATCCCGGAGTCGCTGTACCAGTACCGGCAGGTGCCGGAGAGCATCATGCACAGCAGCTATTCGGTAAAAACACTGGACCGGGTGGAAGCTTGCTACCAGATGTTTCTGGGCATGTACCGGCACAACGCAGAGACCCTGTGCGAAGCCTACCGCACCGTGCTGACCGCCCTTGTGGATATCTGGTGGCACCTGACCCCGGAGGAGCGCAGAACCCCCCGGATGAAAGAGTGCATGGGATACGAACGGGACGCACGGCATAAGCTGTGGCAGGCCCGGGCCATCACCCTGCGGGGGATCTCGGATACGATCCGGTACACAAAATCGCCCGCAAAGTATCTGGAACTGCGCAGAGAACGGCAGGCAAAACTGCAGAACCTGAAATGA
- a CDS encoding glycosyltransferase family 2 protein: MKEQHTIRPESRKTISIIVPVYKTERFLNACIASILAQTFTDFELILVDDGSPDKCPALCDAAAAKDSRIRVIHQKNRGLSGARNAGLDAAEGEWIAFVDSDDTITPDFCAKLYHAAQEAGAQMAVCNYRQVDEALTPIREQYLHVRREVLTPEQALEHSTLLPYMVVWNKLYHRSIFAQLRFAEGKLNEDTLLIAYAYEKAKKIANIPDAMYLYRKVAGSIVNSKVTLRNLDRVEANYAVFECARRHGVTGSLCELYWVLLHSLIDVGSHLTAQERKTPRMQQAREYERRARRALRQEHAVTPQALGNTLCFILSQDRYFETRWKNRT, from the coding sequence GTGAAAGAACAGCACACGATCCGGCCCGAAAGCAGGAAAACCATCAGCATCATCGTGCCGGTATATAAGACAGAGCGTTTTCTGAACGCCTGCATCGCTTCCATCCTTGCCCAGACCTTCACGGATTTTGAGCTGATTTTGGTGGACGACGGCTCTCCGGACAAATGCCCTGCCCTGTGCGATGCCGCAGCGGCAAAGGACAGCCGCATCCGGGTCATCCACCAGAAAAACCGGGGCCTGAGTGGGGCACGCAATGCCGGGCTGGACGCGGCAGAGGGCGAATGGATCGCCTTTGTGGATTCAGACGACACCATCACGCCGGACTTCTGTGCAAAGCTTTACCATGCGGCGCAGGAGGCCGGTGCGCAGATGGCCGTATGCAATTACCGGCAGGTGGACGAAGCCCTGACCCCCATCCGGGAGCAGTATCTGCATGTGCGGCGGGAGGTGCTGACCCCGGAGCAGGCGTTGGAGCACAGTACCCTTCTGCCCTACATGGTGGTGTGGAACAAGCTGTACCACCGCAGCATCTTTGCGCAGCTGCGCTTTGCAGAGGGCAAGCTGAACGAGGACACCCTGCTGATCGCTTACGCCTACGAAAAAGCGAAAAAGATCGCCAACATCCCGGATGCGATGTACCTCTACCGCAAGGTGGCGGGCAGCATCGTGAACAGCAAAGTCACCCTGCGCAATCTCGACCGGGTGGAGGCAAACTATGCGGTGTTCGAGTGTGCCCGCCGCCATGGCGTCACCGGCTCGCTGTGTGAGCTGTACTGGGTGCTGCTGCACTCGCTCATCGATGTGGGCTCCCACCTGACGGCGCAGGAGCGGAAAACGCCCCGGATGCAGCAGGCCCGGGAATATGAGCGCCGCGCCCGCCGGGCACTGCGGCAGGAGCATGCCGTCACCCCGCAGGCGCTGGGCAATACCCTGTGCTTTATCCTTTCGCAGGACCGGTATTTTGAGACCCGCTGGAAAAACAGGACCTGA
- a CDS encoding manganese efflux pump MntP family protein yields MEWSFVFFLNSALLGVGLAMDAFSVSMANGLHDPRMSRGTMCRIAGTFALFQAVMPMTGWVCVHTIVEMFSSFETFIPWIALALLGYIGGKMLVDGIRGEEAEEAAELSAGALLMQGVATSIDALSVGFTISEYGWLMALAASLIIAVVTFFICMAGLRIGKKFGTKLSGKASILGGMILIGIGLEIFISGVL; encoded by the coding sequence ATGGAATGGAGCTTTGTATTTTTCCTCAACAGCGCCCTGCTGGGCGTGGGCCTTGCAATGGATGCGTTTTCAGTGTCGATGGCAAACGGCCTGCACGACCCCCGTATGAGCAGGGGGACCATGTGCAGAATCGCGGGCACCTTTGCCCTTTTTCAGGCGGTCATGCCCATGACCGGCTGGGTGTGCGTGCACACCATCGTGGAGATGTTCTCTTCCTTTGAAACATTCATCCCGTGGATCGCGCTGGCACTGCTGGGCTACATCGGCGGCAAGATGCTTGTGGATGGCATCCGGGGCGAGGAAGCCGAAGAGGCCGCAGAGCTCAGCGCCGGTGCACTGCTCATGCAGGGCGTCGCCACCAGCATCGATGCGCTCTCGGTGGGCTTTACCATTTCGGAATACGGCTGGCTGATGGCTCTGGCGGCATCGCTCATCATTGCGGTAGTCACCTTCTTCATCTGCATGGCGGGCCTGCGCATCGGCAAAAAGTTCGGCACGAAGCTTTCCGGCAAGGCGTCCATTCTGGGCGGCATGATCCTCATTGGCATTGGTCTGGAAATCTTTATTTCCGGGGTACTGTGA
- a CDS encoding GntR family transcriptional regulator — protein sequence MEQYRTDAEIYAVLKREIIDLTIRPGSLLSENPLCSRFAAPRSMIRVVLQKLQENGLVKIVPYKGTTVTRLNRRIVDELIYERTAVEARILRDFAPQCTPEQRALIRRRVEAYAALAATEEPDYNRLYEADRTLHGTWFAAMDKMYLWSTLQNAHADYSRFRMLDTITSGGLAEVIADHRSLLDAIERCDLAAFEPLVEKHLYGGIRRLGSKLTEEYADYFEPEK from the coding sequence ATGGAACAATATAGAACCGATGCTGAAATTTACGCCGTGCTGAAGCGGGAGATCATCGATCTGACCATCCGCCCCGGCTCCCTGCTGAGCGAAAACCCGCTGTGCAGCCGCTTTGCGGCCCCCCGCAGCATGATCCGGGTGGTTTTGCAGAAACTGCAGGAAAACGGGCTGGTGAAGATCGTGCCCTATAAGGGCACCACCGTCACCCGGCTGAACCGCCGCATCGTGGACGAGCTGATCTACGAGCGCACCGCCGTGGAGGCCCGCATCCTGCGGGATTTTGCGCCCCAGTGCACCCCCGAACAGCGGGCGCTCATCCGCAGACGGGTGGAGGCCTATGCGGCCCTTGCCGCCACGGAAGAGCCCGATTACAACCGGCTGTACGAGGCCGACCGCACCCTGCACGGGACATGGTTTGCCGCCATGGACAAGATGTATCTGTGGAGCACCCTGCAGAACGCCCACGCCGACTACAGCCGCTTCCGGATGCTGGACACCATCACCAGCGGCGGGCTTGCGGAAGTGATCGCAGATCACCGGAGCCTGCTGGATGCCATTGAGCGGTGCGACCTTGCCGCCTTTGAGCCGCTGGTGGAAAAGCACCTTTACGGCGGCATCCGGCGGCTGGGCTCCAAGCTGACCGAGGAATATGCCGACTACTTTGAGCCGGAAAAGTAA
- a CDS encoding RluA family pseudouridine synthase has protein sequence MNILYEDASIVVLDKPAGLSSEEGVPAALRELWNAPDAFVGVVHRLDTGVSGLMVFARTPGAAAALSRQITQSQNAYAVQDGRAEGRAEEPQFIKQYRAVIAGGPDEALPAEGTLRDWLFKDSRRGRVFPVSRPRRGVREAVLEYRILKTAGDTSLAGITLHTGRTHQIRVQFAARKHPLSGDGKYGSRIKGDIALQSCGLQFRHPDTGKPLQFSLPLPDAAPWKEFLE, from the coding sequence GTGAACATCCTGTACGAGGACGCTTCCATCGTGGTGCTGGACAAGCCCGCGGGCCTTTCCAGTGAGGAGGGCGTTCCCGCAGCGCTGCGGGAGCTGTGGAACGCCCCGGACGCCTTTGTGGGGGTGGTGCACCGGCTGGACACCGGCGTTTCCGGCCTGATGGTGTTTGCCCGCACGCCCGGGGCTGCGGCCGCACTCAGCCGTCAGATCACCCAGAGCCAGAACGCCTACGCTGTGCAGGACGGCCGGGCCGAGGGCAGGGCAGAAGAGCCGCAGTTCATCAAGCAGTACCGCGCCGTCATTGCAGGCGGGCCGGACGAAGCACTGCCCGCCGAAGGCACCCTGCGGGACTGGCTGTTCAAGGACAGCCGCCGGGGCCGGGTGTTCCCGGTCAGCCGCCCCCGCAGGGGCGTGCGGGAAGCCGTTCTGGAATACCGCATCCTGAAAACAGCAGGGGACACGAGCCTTGCGGGCATCACTCTGCACACCGGCCGCACCCATCAGATCCGGGTGCAGTTCGCTGCCCGGAAGCATCCGCTCTCCGGCGACGGCAAGTATGGCAGCCGGATAAAGGGAGACATCGCTCTGCAGAGCTGCGGCCTGCAGTTCCGGCATCCGGATACCGGCAAGCCCCTGCAGTTCAGCCTGCCCCTGCCGGACGCCGCACCGTGGAAAGAGTTTTTAGAATAA
- a CDS encoding NUDIX domain-containing protein codes for MEKITHYEKTLTSEVLFEGRVITLTKDTALLENGKTATREVVHHHGGACILPYFEDGTICMVRQFRYAMQQELWELPAGKLEKGEDPFEAAKRELGEECGLTADHYISLGQFYPTVGYDTEVIYTWVATGLHKTQMHLDADEFLTPDRVPLDKAYEMVMSGEIRDGKTIAGILKLKALIAEGRL; via the coding sequence ATGGAAAAGATCACACATTACGAAAAGACACTTACCAGCGAGGTCCTCTTTGAGGGCCGGGTCATCACCCTGACCAAGGACACTGCTCTGCTGGAAAACGGCAAGACCGCCACCCGTGAGGTGGTGCATCACCACGGCGGTGCGTGCATCCTGCCCTATTTTGAGGACGGCACCATCTGCATGGTGCGCCAGTTCCGCTACGCCATGCAGCAGGAGCTGTGGGAGCTGCCCGCCGGCAAGCTGGAAAAGGGCGAGGACCCCTTTGAAGCCGCCAAGCGGGAGCTGGGCGAGGAGTGCGGCCTGACCGCCGACCATTACATCTCTCTGGGCCAGTTCTACCCCACCGTGGGCTACGATACCGAGGTCATCTATACATGGGTCGCCACCGGCCTGCACAAGACCCAGATGCATCTGGATGCGGACGAGTTCCTGACGCCGGACCGCGTGCCGCTGGATAAAGCCTATGAAATGGTCATGAGCGGCGAGATCCGGGACGGCAAGACCATTGCCGGCATCCTGAAGCTCAAGGCACTGATTGCTGAGGGCAGGCTGTGA
- the nifJ gene encoding pyruvate:ferredoxin (flavodoxin) oxidoreductase, with protein sequence MPRAKQTMDGNTAAAHVAYAYTDVAAIYPITPSSPMADSVDQWSAAGQKNIFGNQVKVVEMESEAGAAGAVHGSLGAGAVTTTFTASQGLLLMIPNMYKIAAEQLPCVFDVSARTVATQSLNIFGDHSDVMACRQTGFAMLVESSVQEVMDLSPVAHLCAIEGKVPFLNFFDGFRTSHEYQKIEKWDYADLKEMCNMEAVEEFRKKALNPENPKMRGSHENGDVFFQHREACNSVYNALPAVVEKYMAKINAKLGTNYDLFNYYGAPDADRVIVAMGSICDVADEVIDYLNAKGEKVGIVKVRLYRPWVSASLLKVLPKTAKKVAVLDRTKEPGSLGEPLYLDVAATLREAGLNDVVLTGGRYGLGSKDTPPSSIFALFKELEKDQPKERFTLGITDDVTFLSLPEVKPAPITAAAGTKECKFWGLGGDGTVGANKNSVKIIGDHTDKYVQAYFQYDSKKTGGVTISHLRFGDKPIRSPYYINQADFVACHNPAYIHMGMKMVQDVKPGGVFMINCQWSDEELGQHLNAEAKKYIADNNIQLYTINAIDKAIEIGMGKRTNTILQSAFFKLADVMPIEDAVNFMKQAAQKSYGKKGQDVVEMNWKAIDAGVDAIHKVDVPASWSNPEADPAPKALTGRPELVKQIRDVMEPIARMDGDSLPVSSFVANANGEWEQGASAYEKRGTAVNVPEWDAAKCVGCNQCAFVCSHATIRPFQLTADELAAAPAQTKSRDNKPANEYKFVMAVSPLDCMGCGECVTVCPTKAITMVPQDSQADQQAVFDYCVANISKKPSKFADDTVIGSQFNQPLLEFSGSCAGCAETSYARLITQLFGEKMYISNATGCSSIWGGTASISPYTVNKDSGHGPAWCNSLFEDNAEHGLGLYIGQKTVRENLIKEIAEVAGSDKASAELKAAFEKFLETKNNTKANDEPAKALIAELEKAAAAGCEKSAEILKSKQFIAKKSVWIFGGDGWAYDIGFGGLDHVLASGEDVNVMVFDTEMYSNTGGQASKASNIGEVCQFAAAGKEISKKSLSEIAMTYGYIYVAQIALGANPAQAVKAIAEAEAYPGPSLIIGYAPCELHGVKGGMTNCQNEMKKAVEAGYWNLFTFNPANKAQGKNPFTLTSKAVDNEKYQALLSNETRYSRLTRAFPDRAKELFARNQQVANDRYEHLTRLVDLYK encoded by the coding sequence ATGCCTAGAGCAAAGCAAACTATGGATGGCAATACCGCTGCCGCCCATGTAGCGTATGCCTACACGGACGTGGCTGCCATCTACCCCATTACCCCGTCTTCTCCGATGGCTGACTCTGTGGACCAGTGGTCCGCAGCCGGCCAGAAGAACATCTTCGGCAATCAGGTCAAGGTTGTCGAGATGGAATCTGAGGCAGGCGCCGCAGGCGCTGTGCACGGCTCTCTGGGTGCAGGTGCTGTTACCACCACCTTCACCGCTTCTCAGGGCCTGCTGCTGATGATCCCCAACATGTACAAGATCGCTGCTGAGCAGCTGCCCTGCGTGTTCGATGTTTCTGCACGTACCGTTGCTACCCAGTCCCTGAACATCTTCGGTGATCACAGCGACGTCATGGCATGCCGCCAGACCGGCTTTGCAATGCTGGTCGAGAGCAGCGTGCAGGAAGTCATGGATCTGTCCCCTGTCGCACATCTGTGCGCCATCGAGGGCAAGGTTCCCTTCCTGAACTTCTTCGATGGCTTCCGTACTTCTCATGAGTACCAGAAGATCGAGAAGTGGGATTACGCCGATCTGAAGGAAATGTGCAACATGGAGGCTGTGGAGGAGTTCCGTAAGAAGGCTCTGAACCCCGAGAACCCCAAGATGCGCGGCTCCCACGAGAACGGCGACGTGTTCTTCCAGCATCGTGAGGCATGCAACAGCGTTTACAACGCTCTGCCTGCTGTTGTTGAGAAGTACATGGCCAAGATCAACGCAAAGCTGGGCACCAACTACGATCTGTTCAACTACTACGGCGCACCCGATGCTGACCGTGTGATCGTGGCTATGGGCTCCATCTGCGACGTTGCTGATGAGGTCATCGACTACCTGAACGCCAAGGGCGAGAAGGTCGGTATCGTCAAGGTCCGCCTGTACCGTCCCTGGGTCTCCGCTTCCCTGCTGAAGGTCCTGCCCAAGACCGCCAAGAAGGTGGCTGTGCTGGATCGCACCAAGGAGCCCGGCTCTCTGGGCGAGCCCCTGTATCTGGATGTTGCCGCTACCCTGCGTGAGGCTGGCCTGAACGATGTCGTTCTGACCGGCGGCCGTTACGGTCTGGGCAGCAAGGATACCCCGCCGTCCTCCATCTTTGCTCTGTTCAAGGAGCTGGAGAAGGATCAGCCCAAGGAGCGCTTCACTCTGGGTATCACCGATGACGTCACCTTCCTGTCTCTGCCGGAAGTCAAGCCCGCTCCCATCACCGCAGCTGCTGGCACCAAGGAGTGCAAGTTCTGGGGTCTGGGCGGCGACGGTACTGTCGGTGCTAACAAGAACTCCGTCAAGATCATCGGCGACCATACCGACAAGTATGTTCAGGCATACTTCCAGTATGACTCCAAGAAGACCGGCGGCGTGACCATCAGCCATCTGCGTTTCGGCGACAAGCCCATCCGCAGCCCCTACTACATCAACCAGGCTGACTTCGTGGCCTGCCACAACCCCGCTTACATCCACATGGGCATGAAGATGGTTCAGGATGTCAAGCCCGGCGGCGTGTTCATGATCAACTGCCAGTGGTCCGATGAGGAGCTGGGCCAGCACCTGAACGCCGAGGCAAAGAAGTATATCGCTGACAACAACATCCAGCTGTATACCATCAATGCTATCGATAAGGCTATCGAGATCGGCATGGGCAAGCGCACCAACACCATCCTGCAGTCTGCATTCTTCAAGCTGGCTGACGTCATGCCCATCGAGGATGCCGTCAACTTCATGAAGCAGGCAGCTCAGAAGAGCTACGGCAAGAAGGGCCAGGACGTCGTTGAGATGAACTGGAAGGCTATCGATGCAGGCGTTGACGCCATCCACAAGGTGGACGTGCCCGCATCCTGGTCCAACCCCGAGGCTGATCCCGCACCCAAGGCTCTCACCGGCCGTCCGGAACTGGTCAAGCAGATCCGCGATGTCATGGAGCCCATTGCCCGTATGGACGGCGACAGCCTGCCTGTCTCTTCCTTCGTGGCAAATGCAAACGGCGAGTGGGAGCAGGGCGCTTCTGCATACGAGAAGCGCGGCACCGCTGTCAACGTCCCCGAGTGGGATGCTGCAAAGTGCGTTGGCTGTAACCAGTGTGCATTCGTCTGCTCTCATGCTACCATCCGTCCCTTCCAGCTGACCGCCGACGAGCTGGCAGCTGCTCCTGCACAGACCAAGAGCCGCGACAACAAGCCCGCAAACGAGTACAAGTTTGTCATGGCTGTGTCTCCTCTGGACTGCATGGGCTGCGGCGAGTGCGTCACCGTCTGCCCCACCAAGGCTATCACCATGGTGCCGCAGGACAGCCAGGCCGATCAGCAGGCAGTGTTCGACTACTGCGTGGCCAACATCTCCAAGAAGCCTTCCAAGTTTGCTGACGATACCGTCATCGGTTCTCAGTTCAACCAGCCGCTGCTGGAGTTCTCTGGCTCCTGCGCAGGCTGTGCCGAGACTTCTTACGCTCGCCTGATCACTCAGCTGTTCGGCGAGAAGATGTACATCTCCAACGCTACCGGCTGCTCCTCCATCTGGGGCGGCACCGCTTCCATCTCTCCGTACACCGTCAACAAGGACAGCGGCCATGGTCCTGCATGGTGCAACTCCCTGTTCGAGGATAACGCAGAGCATGGTCTGGGCCTGTACATCGGCCAGAAGACCGTCCGCGAGAACCTGATCAAGGAGATCGCAGAGGTTGCTGGTTCCGACAAGGCTTCTGCTGAGCTGAAGGCTGCCTTTGAGAAGTTCCTGGAGACCAAGAACAACACCAAGGCCAACGACGAGCCCGCAAAGGCCCTGATCGCTGAGCTGGAGAAGGCTGCTGCTGCCGGCTGCGAGAAGTCTGCAGAGATCCTGAAGAGCAAGCAGTTCATCGCCAAGAAGTCCGTCTGGATCTTCGGTGGTGACGGCTGGGCATACGACATCGGCTTCGGTGGTCTGGACCACGTTCTGGCTTCCGGCGAAGATGTCAACGTGATGGTCTTCGATACTGAGATGTACTCCAACACCGGTGGACAGGCATCCAAGGCTTCCAACATTGGTGAAGTCTGCCAGTTCGCTGCTGCTGGTAAGGAGATCAGCAAGAAGAGCCTGTCCGAGATCGCTATGACCTACGGTTACATCTATGTTGCTCAGATCGCACTGGGTGCTAACCCGGCTCAGGCTGTCAAGGCCATCGCTGAGGCTGAGGCTTACCCCGGCCCGTCTCTGATCATCGGCTACGCTCCCTGCGAGCTGCACGGTGTCAAGGGCGGCATGACCAACTGCCAGAACGAGATGAAGAAGGCAGTTGAGGCCGGTTACTGGAACCTGTTCACCTTCAACCCGGCAAACAAGGCTCAGGGCAAGAATCCGTTCACCCTGACCTCCAAGGCTGTGGATAACGAGAAGTATCAGGCACTGCTGTCTAACGAGACCCGTTACAGCCGCCTGACTCGTGCATTCCCCGACCGTGCTAAGGAGCTGTTCGCACGCAACCAGCAGGTTGCTAACGACCGCTACGAGCACCTGACCCGTCTGGTCGACCTGTACAAGTAA
- a CDS encoding DUF4160 domain-containing protein, translated as MPKYYDFKICGYYLYFTAHCIIECMHVHASDRKLTEGGSAKFFVKSNGDTVIQNRGVLTDRELSKIQSFIKDNYKEMYLKWASMSENGFFGEN; from the coding sequence ATGCCAAAATATTATGATTTCAAGATTTGCGGTTACTATCTTTATTTTACTGCGCACTGCATTATTGAATGTATGCACGTCCACGCCAGTGACCGTAAATTGACTGAGGGCGGTTCTGCAAAATTCTTTGTAAAAAGCAATGGTGACACCGTAATACAAAACCGCGGGGTCCTGACCGACAGGGAACTAAGCAAAATTCAAAGCTTCATCAAAGACAACTATAAAGAAATGTACCTCAAGTGGGCATCCATGAGTGAAAACGGCTTCTTTGGAGAGAACTGA
- the mgtE gene encoding magnesium transporter, with the protein MDMEEKKLTVDAAEQALPVQELPADIPDEVRQKLAEDLNDEATEDLKQDMREAEEEEANDEEVKANPEMLTKSRLLKLLIKKQYVKLREVTEEEQPADLAELLEELDENNRLVVFRLLKKEVATEAFAYMSDEARDDLVNAFSDVELVSAIEEMSLDDAADLLEDMPAGVVKRVLEKSSRETRESLNKLLNYPESSAGSLMTPEYVRLREDMTVEQAFDAIRKQGENAETVYTCYVVERNRLKGVVSARSLLLSDRNIPVSEIMDDNVVAVKVTDDQEYVAREMQRYDFTAMPVLDNEGMFVGIITIDDAIDVLTDESTEDMQKMAAILPDDDATTYFGTSVWTHAKQRIPWLLILMLSATFTGMVTTHYEEAFTALPLLVSFMPMLMDTAGNCGNQISTLMVRGLALGEVEPADFMRVLGKELRVSAIVGAVLGIVNGLRIYLMYTFLFPGQYANVMGYAIVVSVSLFFSVILAKLVGGMLPLAAKKLGADPAIMATPFITTIVDACSLILYFQIAQLVFHNMM; encoded by the coding sequence ATGGATATGGAAGAAAAGAAGCTGACGGTTGATGCTGCGGAGCAGGCGCTGCCGGTGCAGGAGCTGCCTGCCGATATCCCTGACGAAGTCCGTCAGAAGCTGGCCGAGGACCTGAACGATGAAGCCACCGAGGACCTCAAGCAGGATATGCGTGAGGCCGAGGAAGAGGAGGCCAACGACGAAGAGGTCAAGGCTAACCCCGAAATGTTGACCAAGAGCCGCCTGCTCAAGCTGCTCATCAAGAAGCAGTACGTCAAGCTGCGCGAAGTGACCGAGGAAGAGCAGCCTGCCGACCTTGCCGAGCTGCTGGAAGAGCTGGACGAGAACAACCGCCTTGTGGTGTTCCGTCTGCTGAAAAAGGAAGTGGCCACCGAGGCCTTTGCCTATATGTCCGACGAGGCCCGCGATGATCTGGTAAACGCCTTTTCGGACGTGGAGCTGGTGAGCGCCATCGAGGAAATGAGTCTGGACGATGCCGCCGACCTGCTGGAGGATATGCCGGCAGGCGTGGTGAAGCGGGTACTGGAAAAATCCTCCCGGGAGACCCGTGAGAGCCTGAACAAGCTGCTGAACTACCCCGAAAGCTCTGCCGGCAGCCTGATGACCCCGGAGTATGTCCGCCTGCGGGAGGATATGACCGTGGAGCAGGCCTTTGATGCCATCCGCAAACAGGGCGAAAACGCAGAGACCGTGTACACCTGCTACGTGGTGGAGCGCAACCGCCTGAAGGGTGTTGTCTCTGCCCGCAGCCTGCTGCTTTCGGACAGGAACATTCCCGTTTCCGAGATCATGGATGACAACGTGGTGGCAGTGAAGGTCACGGACGATCAGGAATATGTGGCCCGTGAGATGCAGCGCTACGACTTTACCGCAATGCCCGTTCTGGACAACGAGGGCATGTTCGTGGGCATCATCACCATCGACGATGCAATCGATGTTCTGACCGACGAGAGCACCGAGGATATGCAGAAGATGGCCGCCATTCTGCCGGACGACGATGCCACCACCTACTTTGGCACCAGCGTCTGGACTCACGCAAAGCAGCGCATCCCATGGCTGCTGATCCTGATGCTTTCCGCCACCTTTACCGGCATGGTCACCACCCACTATGAGGAAGCCTTTACCGCGCTGCCCCTGCTGGTCTCCTTCATGCCCATGCTGATGGATACCGCCGGCAACTGCGGCAACCAGATCAGCACCCTGATGGTGCGCGGTCTGGCTCTGGGCGAGGTGGAGCCTGCCGACTTTATGCGGGTGCTGGGCAAGGAGCTGCGGGTGTCGGCCATCGTGGGCGCAGTGCTGGGCATCGTGAACGGCCTGCGCATCTACCTGATGTACACCTTCCTCTTCCCCGGCCAGTACGCCAACGTGATGGGCTACGCCATCGTGGTCAGTGTGTCGCTGTTCTTCAGCGTCATTCTGGCAAAGCTGGTGGGCGGTATGCTGCCGCTGGCCGCAAAGAAGCTGGGTGCAGACCCGGCCATCATGGCTACCCCCTTCATCACCACCATCGTGGACGCCTGCAGCCTGATCCTGTATTTCCAGATCGCACAGCTGGTATTCCACAATATGATGTAA
- a CDS encoding rhomboid family intramembrane serine protease: MNNWLNRLERRYGRFGIPNLTNILVGGQILVLAIELFVNQTISVWLSLSRYLLLSGQIWRIITFVFIPSYGGSILSAVLGIYFTWFIGTALEREWGDFRYTVYLLSGMLGTVLACLLTGVSGSTYCLSLSLLLAFAMLYPEVQVLLFFVIPIRVKYFGVFAAILWVLSFLGAPLPQKLSLLLSMANVWLFFGPMGYRAIRAWVRREQWKRKNRR, translated from the coding sequence ATGAACAATTGGCTGAACCGGCTGGAACGCAGATATGGACGTTTCGGCATCCCGAACCTGACCAACATTCTTGTGGGCGGGCAGATCCTTGTACTGGCCATCGAGCTGTTTGTGAACCAGACCATCAGCGTCTGGCTGTCCCTCAGCAGATATCTTCTGTTGAGCGGCCAGATCTGGCGCATCATCACATTTGTGTTCATCCCCTCCTATGGCGGCAGCATCCTCAGTGCAGTGCTGGGCATCTACTTTACCTGGTTCATCGGTACGGCGCTGGAACGGGAGTGGGGCGATTTCCGCTATACGGTCTATCTGTTGTCCGGGATGCTGGGCACCGTGCTGGCCTGCCTGCTCACTGGTGTCAGCGGCAGCACCTACTGCCTGTCCCTTTCGCTGCTGCTGGCCTTTGCCATGCTGTACCCGGAGGTGCAGGTGCTGCTGTTCTTTGTCATCCCCATTCGGGTGAAGTATTTTGGCGTTTTTGCAGCGATCCTGTGGGTGCTGAGCTTTTTGGGCGCACCGCTGCCCCAGAAGCTGAGCCTGCTGCTCAGCATGGCGAATGTCTGGCTGTTCTTTGGCCCCATGGGCTATCGCGCCATCCGTGCATGGGTCCGCCGCGAGCAGTGGAAGCGGAAAAACAGAAGGTAA